In Actinotignum schaalii, the sequence GCCCAACCAGAATCACCGAAATGAACGGGGTGAGGAACCCGCGAATCACCTCCGGAAAGATCCTGTCCAGGCCCTTCTCAACAAAGGCCAGCAAGCCGACCGTCATGAGAATCGTGATGACGCTGGAATGGTAGATCGCGCTAAAGACCGGGATCCCCAGGAAGTACATCGTTGTGCCGGATTCCAGCGTCTGGTTCAAATCCGGATACAGAAGCACACCCGCGATCACCACAGCCGTATATGGGTTAGCTCCGAACTTCTTAGCCGACGTAAATGCCAACAAGACCGGCAAGAAATAGAAAACGGCGTCGCCCATAGCAGCAAGAATCCGGTACGTATCCGAGGCGTCACTCAACCACCCTGCCGCCACACAAATAGCTAAAATACCTTTGAGAATCCCCGCGGCAGTCAGCAGATTAATGACGGGCAAGAAAATCGCCGCAACAGCGTCAATGATTTTATCGAAGGTCTTTTTCTCACTCATGGCTGTCCTCCTTTCGGTAGCCTGTGATTAATCAATCTCGCCCCGTGCCCACCGCACCAGGAATTCCCTCAGCTCATCGAAAGCAGGGCTCCGGCCCGCCCGAACATAGAAGCCCGAATTAGCTACCCCAAGAAGCAGCGATTCTTCGCTGGTCAGGCCAAGGGAGCGCCCGGTGAGGAACCCGGAGTTGAAATTATCCCCGCCGCCCGTGGTGAGCGTAGGATCGGCGCAATACGGCCCATCCACAGCCACATCCTCGCGGGCATTGCTAAGAACCGCGCCATCCACCGGATGAATAACAATCTCGCTAATTCCGACCTTTTCCCGCAGGAACCGCGCAAGCTCGTGAAGATCCGCGAAGTCATCCTTCGCTGCCCCGTAGCGGCTAGCAACCTCGTAGGCTTCCTTCTTATTGAGGCCGAGCGTGGTATCGAAAAACTCCTCGTACTTACGGATCGTTGCCATAACGCCGAGGATGTCCTCTGTTGTGCGCTTGGTCGGATCAGAAAGATCGAAGAACATCATCCGCCGCTCGCGGTTCGTCATCTTGGGAAGAACTTCCTCAGCAATCCCGTCCCAGATACTGCCGACGTTAATCAGCAAGGTCCAATCGGCGAAAGCTACAAGGTCCGCGCGGTCAAAGACCTCCACCAGGTGCTCAAGCGTCGTCGCCTCAAGAAGATTCTCCCAGCTCACCATCTTGAGCGGCTCCAGCTGGCTGGAGATCACTTTGCCGTCGGTAAATTCCAGCGCGTCAGAAACCCCAGGATCGGAGAAGGAAATAACCTCCTCGGCCATATTCGCAAAATCCTGGAAAACGGGATTAACTCCGCCCAGACCCAGCGCGCCCATATACGTCACCCGATTACCCAGGGTCGCCAACGAATTCGCCAGAATCGTGGCCACTCCCCCGAGTTTGGTAGTAACAGGCACCATCTCAATATTCATGCTTAGTCCGGCGGCATCAATAAATTTTTGCCCGTATGCAGTGAGCGTTTCGACGCGCTGGTACTCATCCGGCCCGAGCCGTTTATCAACAACATGGGTAATACGGTCAATGAAACCGTCGTATCCAACTGGA encodes:
- a CDS encoding PfkB family carbohydrate kinase — protein: MMSNEAIIDLAKKLEAKTPHANIPVGYDGFIDRITHVVDKRLGPDEYQRVETLTAYGQKFIDAAGLSMNIEMVPVTTKLGGVATILANSLATLGNRVTYMGALGLGGVNPVFQDFANMAEEVISFSDPGVSDALEFTDGKVISSQLEPLKMVSWENLLEATTLEHLVEVFDRADLVAFADWTLLINVGSIWDGIAEEVLPKMTNRERRMMFFDLSDPTKRTTEDILGVMATIRKYEEFFDTTLGLNKKEAYEVASRYGAAKDDFADLHELARFLREKVGISEIVIHPVDGAVLSNAREDVAVDGPYCADPTLTTGGGDNFNSGFLTGRSLGLTSEESLLLGVANSGFYVRAGRSPAFDELREFLVRWARGEID